One Bradyrhizobium sp. CCGB12 genomic window carries:
- a CDS encoding SDR family NAD(P)-dependent oxidoreductase, translating to MQLKDVAVLITGGGSGLGEATARAMAAKGARIGVIDQNKDNAEKVAAEVKGVALHADVTSEEQIKAAIAKAEAAHGVARVLMNCAGIGGSQRIVGRDGVYPLEKFARIINVNLIGTFNCLRLFAERLVTIEPVGEERGVIINTASVAAYEGQIGQIAYSASKGGVVGLTLPAARDLASQKIRVNTIAPGLFFTPLLMGLNEEARKSLGAQVPHPSRLGDAKEYGALAVHMVENPMLNGETIRLDGAIRMAPR from the coding sequence ATGCAGTTGAAAGACGTAGCCGTTCTTATCACCGGCGGTGGTTCGGGCCTCGGTGAAGCGACCGCCCGCGCCATGGCGGCCAAGGGCGCCAGGATCGGCGTGATCGACCAGAACAAGGACAACGCCGAGAAGGTCGCCGCTGAGGTGAAGGGCGTTGCGCTTCATGCCGACGTCACCAGCGAAGAGCAGATCAAGGCCGCGATCGCCAAGGCGGAAGCCGCGCATGGCGTTGCCCGCGTGCTGATGAACTGCGCCGGCATCGGCGGTTCGCAGCGCATCGTCGGTCGCGACGGCGTCTATCCGCTGGAAAAGTTCGCGCGCATCATCAACGTCAACCTGATCGGCACCTTCAACTGCCTGCGGCTGTTCGCCGAGAGGCTCGTCACCATCGAGCCCGTTGGTGAAGAGCGCGGCGTCATCATCAACACGGCCTCGGTTGCCGCTTACGAAGGCCAGATCGGCCAGATCGCCTATTCGGCGTCGAAGGGCGGCGTCGTCGGCCTCACTTTGCCGGCTGCGCGCGACCTCGCCAGCCAGAAGATCCGCGTCAACACCATCGCGCCCGGCCTGTTCTTCACGCCGCTGCTGATGGGCCTCAACGAAGAGGCACGCAAGAGCCTCGGCGCGCAAGTGCCGCATCCCTCGCGCCTCGGCGATGCCAAGGAATACGGCGCTCTCGCGGTGCACATGGTCGAGAACCCGATGCTCAACGGCGAGACTATCCGTCTCGACGGCGCGATCCGTATGGCGCCGAGGTAG